In one Moritella sp. 5 genomic region, the following are encoded:
- a CDS encoding type VI secretion system Vgr family protein: MTASAYTQKHRPTLAKLDGKGPYIVTNLTVTEQIFSRSDYAAVLISKDKISESLLGKAIDLSYSPGLEGNRKEARRFHALVSSIESLSFDPAKALYTYRIEAIDPLSVFNYRVSSRTFQDMTSKQIIEKVLSDSGLKSYFKLSMRSAGSKHTYCIQFNENDYDFLRRMMASEGWHYHSDHNGNQPCIIIGDNNQDFANLDNSKIPFITGAKDKTHAIIHWHVRSILGVSKLSLGDHNAELAECLSSGNRTTTNSVKNNALTQYFFGQGHSDKNTIRDSAKRQMESIDTQKINITAQSSIPALGAGLRFTLTDHSDSEHNQEYVVTQAQHHFSATESGHKTEYTNTFQCMPASILWRPPFLPKPQIHSVQSAEVTGPSGEETNQDKQGRIKIHFHWDLQGKKDEKSSCWVPVSQATASNGFGVQFIPRVGDEVLINFIDGDPDRPVVCGSIYTGKNKPPYSTATQSGIKTRSTPKGNASTANELRFEDKKDKEEIFLQAEKDLTINVKQNNKKTVTGTSLLTVEKTINISSKEATNLESKDALSTKSVKDTNIASDANISLDAGKNSNMSATSAIKIDGQTIELKGKTKIKLSVGGSSIEISPSGIKIAGPQVAIEGQGSATLKATIVTVESKAKTDIKGALVGINGSAMTQVKAGAMVQIQGAITKVN, encoded by the coding sequence ATGACAGCTTCAGCATATACTCAAAAACACAGGCCAACACTGGCTAAGTTAGACGGTAAAGGCCCTTATATTGTCACCAACTTAACCGTTACAGAGCAGATATTTTCACGTTCCGATTATGCCGCAGTATTAATATCCAAAGACAAGATATCAGAATCCTTATTAGGCAAAGCGATTGATCTCAGCTACTCACCGGGTCTCGAAGGAAACAGAAAAGAAGCGCGCCGTTTTCATGCATTAGTCTCATCGATAGAAAGTCTCAGTTTTGATCCTGCAAAAGCACTTTACACCTACCGTATCGAAGCGATAGATCCATTGTCCGTATTTAACTATCGCGTATCGAGTCGTACTTTCCAAGACATGACCAGTAAACAAATCATTGAAAAAGTCTTGTCCGACTCCGGTTTAAAAAGCTATTTCAAACTATCAATGCGTAGTGCAGGCAGTAAGCACACCTATTGTATCCAATTTAACGAAAACGATTACGATTTCTTAAGACGAATGATGGCAAGTGAAGGCTGGCATTATCACAGTGATCATAACGGGAATCAGCCGTGTATTATCATCGGAGATAACAATCAAGACTTTGCAAATCTAGATAACAGCAAAATTCCGTTTATTACAGGTGCGAAAGATAAAACACACGCCATCATACATTGGCACGTACGTAGTATCCTTGGCGTGAGCAAATTATCACTTGGCGATCACAATGCCGAACTCGCCGAATGCCTGTCGAGTGGTAATAGGACAACGACCAATAGCGTTAAAAATAATGCCTTAACACAATACTTTTTTGGTCAGGGACATAGCGATAAAAATACCATCAGAGATTCAGCTAAGCGCCAAATGGAAAGCATCGATACACAAAAAATAAATATTACGGCACAATCATCCATCCCGGCATTAGGGGCTGGATTGCGTTTTACACTAACTGACCACAGTGACAGTGAGCACAATCAAGAATACGTGGTAACACAAGCACAACATCACTTCTCAGCAACAGAAAGTGGTCATAAAACCGAATACACTAATACATTTCAATGTATGCCTGCATCCATTTTATGGCGTCCACCCTTCTTGCCAAAACCACAAATCCACAGTGTACAAAGTGCAGAAGTCACCGGGCCAAGTGGAGAAGAAACCAATCAAGACAAACAAGGACGAATTAAAATCCACTTTCATTGGGACCTACAAGGTAAAAAAGACGAAAAAAGCTCGTGCTGGGTACCCGTTTCGCAAGCCACAGCCAGTAACGGATTTGGCGTGCAATTTATTCCTCGTGTTGGTGACGAAGTATTAATTAACTTTATTGATGGCGATCCTGACCGCCCTGTTGTTTGTGGTTCTATCTACACAGGGAAGAACAAACCGCCCTACAGTACAGCAACACAATCAGGGATCAAAACCAGAAGCACGCCGAAAGGTAATGCCAGTACTGCGAATGAACTCAGATTCGAAGACAAAAAAGACAAAGAAGAAATCTTTTTACAAGCCGAAAAAGATCTGACAATCAATGTAAAGCAAAATAACAAAAAGACCGTCACTGGCACGTCGTTATTAACCGTCGAAAAAACAATAAATATCAGTAGTAAAGAAGCGACAAACCTGGAAAGTAAAGATGCCTTATCAACTAAATCTGTAAAAGATACTAATATAGCGTCAGATGCGAACATCAGTTTAGATGCAGGTAAAAATTCCAACATGAGTGCAACTTCTGCGATCAAGATTGATGGTCAGACAATTGAATTAAAAGGTAAAACAAAAATAAAGTTATCCGTTGGGGGCAGCAGTATCGAAATAAGTCCAAGCGGTATAAAAATAGCCGGCCCACAGGTCGCCATCGAAGGACAAGGCAGTGCGACCCTCAAAGCCACTATCGTCACCGTCGAAAGTAAAGCAAAAACAGATATTAAAGGTGCACTTGTCGGCATAAATGGCAGTGCAATGACACAAGTTAAAGCAGGTGCCATGGTTCAAATACAGGGCGCGATCACAAAGGTAAACTAA
- a CDS encoding glutathione peroxidase: protein MTTLISKEGQAVPQVTFPIRQGDAWVNRTTEELFANKTVIVFSLPGAFTPTCSSSHLPRYNELANVFSAHGVDDILCVSVNDTFVMNAWKDDQEAENITFIPDGNGEFSAGMGMLVDKSDIGFGKRSWRYSMLVKNGVVEKMFIEADEPGDPFKVSDADTMLGYVAPKYKVQESITVFTKPGCPFCAKAKQTLIDQGLNYEEVVLGKDATTVSLRAVTGRSTVPQIFIGGKHIGGSEELDKHFA, encoded by the coding sequence ATGACGACATTAATATCGAAAGAAGGCCAAGCGGTTCCACAAGTTACATTCCCTATTCGCCAAGGTGACGCATGGGTTAACCGCACAACAGAAGAACTTTTTGCTAACAAAACAGTAATCGTATTTAGCTTACCGGGTGCATTCACACCAACGTGTTCTTCAAGCCATTTACCACGTTACAACGAACTAGCTAACGTATTTTCAGCACATGGCGTTGATGACATATTATGTGTATCAGTAAACGATACCTTTGTAATGAACGCATGGAAAGATGACCAAGAAGCAGAAAACATCACTTTCATTCCAGATGGTAATGGTGAGTTCTCTGCAGGCATGGGCATGTTGGTCGACAAATCTGACATCGGTTTTGGAAAACGTTCATGGCGTTACAGCATGCTGGTTAAAAACGGCGTGGTAGAAAAAATGTTTATCGAAGCTGACGAACCAGGCGACCCGTTCAAGGTTTCTGATGCAGATACTATGCTAGGTTATGTGGCTCCTAAGTACAAAGTACAAGAGTCAATCACCGTATTTACTAAACCAGGTTGCCCGTTCTGTGCAAAAGCAAAACAAACGTTAATTGACCAAGGTCTAAACTACGAAGAAGTGGTATTAGGTAAAGACGCAACAACAGTCAGTCTACGAGCAGTCACAGGTCGCAGCACAGTACCACAAATATTTATCGGTGGTAAACATATCGGTGGTAGCGAAGAATTAGATAAGCACTTCGCTTAA
- a CDS encoding MFS transporter, which produces MIGKNDRLQMHFVMIIVFLGCAGVSFPYPVIAPLFLSDQPTGMTQWLGFSPELLLGFVIAAYPLGMVIGSTLLGSISDKIGRKKILSVSLVFTVIGYLLCAYAVVLEEYLLFLIARFAIGLCEGNVSVARAIATDLSLEKDKTIALSKINSAVYSGLLAGPIIGGFAGSQSIEFVFLLAAMVYVLCWLIVLVLVQESKTEHKMKSALPNLGLFKNKLYFQLLVIQLLMAIGTSGAYHFIPVWLTSIQGFEPTEIGFSAAVMSALMVMSSLFAVPAISKKLNKKQIYVVFGMSLSVLYFAMITLSPSYSLLAFLVTGIPISILSGVFPAYVVQRLGGERSGLLLGSLSSMTSIASVFVALGGSLLLTFNHAAPIAVSAAFCFISVVLFMFVVRNNEESVDSGQHVERI; this is translated from the coding sequence ATGATAGGTAAAAACGACAGGTTACAGATGCATTTTGTCATGATCATTGTCTTTCTTGGTTGTGCAGGTGTTTCGTTCCCATATCCTGTTATTGCACCGTTATTTTTAAGTGATCAGCCAACTGGTATGACTCAGTGGCTAGGTTTCTCTCCAGAGTTGCTGCTGGGCTTCGTTATTGCTGCATATCCGCTAGGGATGGTCATTGGCAGTACATTACTCGGTTCGATTTCTGACAAAATTGGTCGTAAAAAAATACTCAGTGTTTCTTTGGTCTTTACCGTAATTGGATATTTGTTGTGTGCGTATGCTGTGGTGCTTGAGGAGTATTTATTATTTCTTATCGCTAGGTTTGCAATCGGTCTCTGCGAAGGCAATGTTTCAGTTGCACGAGCTATTGCAACTGATCTTAGCCTTGAAAAAGATAAGACAATAGCTTTATCTAAAATAAATTCAGCGGTGTACAGTGGTCTACTGGCAGGGCCGATAATAGGCGGTTTTGCTGGCTCTCAGTCAATAGAGTTTGTTTTCTTGTTAGCTGCAATGGTCTATGTGCTGTGCTGGTTAATTGTTTTAGTTCTAGTGCAAGAAAGTAAGACTGAACATAAAATGAAATCAGCTTTACCAAATTTAGGCTTATTCAAAAATAAATTGTACTTTCAGTTGCTTGTAATTCAGTTATTAATGGCGATTGGCACTAGCGGAGCCTATCATTTTATACCTGTATGGTTAACAAGCATTCAAGGTTTCGAGCCAACAGAAATAGGATTTTCTGCTGCTGTAATGAGCGCCTTAATGGTCATGAGTAGTCTTTTTGCGGTACCAGCAATTTCAAAAAAGCTTAATAAGAAACAGATATATGTGGTTTTTGGTATGTCACTGTCGGTTCTTTATTTCGCAATGATTACATTATCACCTAGTTACTCACTCCTTGCTTTTTTAGTTACAGGAATACCAATTTCAATACTTAGTGGCGTTTTTCCTGCTTATGTTGTGCAGAGGCTAGGCGGTGAGCGTTCAGGTCTACTTTTAGGTAGTTTGTCATCTATGACAAGTATTGCGTCAGTATTCGTGGCTCTTGGTGGTTCGTTGCTATTAACATTTAATCATGCTGCCCCCATTGCTGTTTCTGCGGCTTTTTGTTTTATTAGCGTGGTTTTATTTATGTTTGTTGTAAGAAATAATGAAGAAAGTGTGGACTCAGGTCAGCACGTGGAGCGCATATAA
- the glmS gene encoding glutamine--fructose-6-phosphate transaminase (isomerizing), with product MCGIVGAVAQRDIAEILVEGLRRLEYRGYDSAGVAIVDQDNNLQRVRSLGKVQELANAVDTEQPVGGTGIAHTRWATHGEPSQANAHPHVSGNIAVVHNGIIENHEMLRELLQQRGYIFQSQTDTEVIAHLVEWELRSTDSLLDAVQKTAVQLEGAYGTVVLNRLEPGKLIVARSGSPIVIGLGVGENFLASDQLALLNVTRRFMYLEEGDVAEVTRRDVSVFDIDGNPVTREVTESNAEHDAADKGQFRHFMQKEIFEQPVALTNTMEGRLTANSVITESIGVNAAEILAKVEHIQIIACGTSYNAGMTARYWFESLAGVSCDVEIASEFRYRKFVTRPNSLLITLSQSGETADTLAAMRLAKEKGYMAVMTICNVAGSSLVRESDFAFMTRAGTEIGVASTKAFTTQLSALLMLVTALGKQKHVIDATKEAEIVTALHALPTQIENALSFDKDIEALAEDFADKHHTLFLGRGEFYPIAMEAALKLKEISYIHAEAYAAGELKHGPLALIDADMPVVVIAPTNELLEKLKSNIEEVRARGGLLYVFADADAGFVESEGMKIITMPHVSEITAPIFYTLPMQLLSYHVALIKGTDVDQPRNLAKAVTVE from the coding sequence ATGTGTGGCATTGTTGGTGCAGTAGCGCAAAGAGATATCGCTGAAATTTTAGTTGAAGGTTTACGTCGTTTAGAATACCGCGGTTATGACTCTGCAGGTGTTGCGATTGTTGATCAAGACAATAATCTGCAGCGGGTACGTAGCCTAGGTAAAGTGCAAGAACTAGCAAATGCAGTTGACACTGAACAGCCTGTTGGCGGTACCGGTATCGCCCATACGCGTTGGGCAACACATGGTGAACCCTCACAAGCAAATGCACATCCACACGTATCAGGTAATATTGCAGTAGTACATAATGGTATTATTGAGAATCATGAGATGTTGCGTGAGTTATTACAACAACGTGGTTATATTTTCCAATCTCAAACAGACACTGAAGTCATTGCGCATCTTGTTGAATGGGAGTTACGTTCAACAGATAGCCTACTTGATGCAGTTCAAAAAACAGCAGTTCAATTAGAAGGTGCATACGGTACTGTAGTACTAAACCGTCTCGAACCAGGTAAATTAATTGTGGCACGTTCAGGCAGCCCTATTGTGATAGGTTTAGGTGTAGGCGAAAACTTCTTAGCATCCGATCAACTTGCACTGCTTAATGTTACTCGCCGCTTCATGTACCTTGAAGAAGGTGATGTGGCTGAAGTTACGCGTCGAGATGTGTCAGTATTTGATATTGATGGTAATCCAGTAACACGTGAAGTAACGGAATCGAATGCAGAGCATGACGCTGCTGATAAAGGTCAATTCCGCCATTTCATGCAAAAAGAGATCTTCGAACAACCTGTAGCACTAACCAATACAATGGAAGGCCGCCTGACAGCTAACAGTGTTATTACAGAAAGTATCGGCGTTAACGCTGCTGAGATTTTAGCGAAAGTTGAACACATTCAGATCATCGCCTGTGGTACGTCTTACAACGCAGGTATGACAGCCCGATATTGGTTTGAATCGTTAGCAGGCGTAAGTTGTGATGTCGAAATCGCATCTGAATTCCGCTACCGTAAATTTGTAACACGTCCGAATAGCCTGTTGATCACGTTATCCCAATCAGGTGAAACCGCAGATACGTTAGCAGCAATGCGTTTGGCGAAAGAAAAAGGTTACATGGCTGTAATGACCATTTGTAACGTGGCCGGTTCTTCATTAGTGCGTGAATCAGACTTTGCATTTATGACCCGTGCAGGAACTGAAATTGGTGTAGCTTCAACTAAAGCATTCACGACACAATTATCAGCATTATTAATGCTTGTAACCGCATTAGGTAAACAAAAACACGTTATCGATGCAACTAAAGAAGCTGAAATAGTAACGGCATTACATGCATTACCAACACAAATTGAAAATGCATTATCATTTGATAAAGACATTGAAGCACTGGCTGAAGATTTCGCTGACAAGCACCATACCTTATTTCTTGGTCGCGGTGAATTCTACCCTATCGCCATGGAAGCGGCGCTTAAGCTTAAAGAGATCTCTTACATTCACGCCGAAGCATATGCTGCGGGTGAATTAAAACACGGTCCTTTAGCACTCATTGACGCTGACATGCCTGTTGTGGTTATCGCACCAACCAATGAATTATTAGAAAAACTAAAATCAAATATTGAAGAAGTTCGTGCACGTGGCGGCCTACTTTATGTATTCGCAGATGCTGACGCTGGTTTTGTTGAATCAGAAGGCATGAAGATCATCACTATGCCGCATGTAAGTGAAATTACAGCACCGATCTTCTATACCTTACCAATGCAGTTGCTTTCATATCATGTTGCACTGATTAAAGGGACAGACGTGGATCAACCACGTAACCTCGCTAAAGCTGTAACTGTAGAATAA
- a CDS encoding AzlD domain-containing protein, with protein sequence MIWLTIILMTVIIFISRYIFIEPKLPLRLNPSVVKFLSYSAPAVLTAILAPIVFIQENTLHLNLDNSYLIGAIFAVLLILITRNTLLTAILSMLLFFLIH encoded by the coding sequence ATGATCTGGCTTACCATTATACTGATGACAGTAATTATCTTCATTAGTCGCTATATTTTCATTGAACCTAAGCTGCCATTGCGTCTTAACCCCAGTGTAGTGAAGTTTTTAAGTTATTCAGCCCCGGCCGTACTCACCGCTATTTTAGCGCCGATTGTATTTATCCAAGAGAATACCTTGCACCTAAATTTGGATAACAGTTACCTGATTGGTGCTATTTTTGCGGTACTACTTATTCTGATTACGCGTAATACCTTACTGACAGCTATCCTTAGCATGCTACTTTTTTTCTTAATTCATTAG
- a CDS encoding AzlC family ABC transporter permease, whose product MQDQQSDSEQASPSKLKSALKGAAAAMPLSIAVIPWGILAGSYAIEAGLDVIQSQAMSAIVFAGAAQLVAVGMIKSGVGLASILLTTLLITSRHFLYGMAMRHQMSPLPLRWRLTLGFLLTDELFAICSETKQHKFDRWFAFGGGFSFYLIWNIASAVGIFAGQQIPNLDELGLDFAIAATFIALVVPSIKTPSILVSVLVSLVTAVLCELFHIPGGLLIAALSGMSAGMLTAKLTHETHPNKTILTRPGDGL is encoded by the coding sequence ATGCAGGATCAACAATCCGACTCAGAACAAGCGTCACCATCTAAACTAAAATCAGCATTAAAAGGCGCGGCTGCAGCAATGCCGTTAAGTATTGCGGTGATCCCTTGGGGTATTTTGGCAGGCTCTTATGCCATTGAAGCAGGGTTAGATGTCATTCAAAGCCAAGCAATGTCGGCGATTGTGTTTGCTGGCGCAGCACAACTTGTTGCAGTTGGAATGATCAAATCAGGAGTTGGACTGGCTAGTATTCTATTAACTACACTACTCATTACCTCTCGCCATTTTTTATATGGTATGGCCATGCGTCATCAAATGAGTCCCCTACCTTTACGCTGGCGACTAACATTAGGCTTCTTGCTCACCGATGAATTGTTTGCCATATGCAGCGAAACCAAACAGCACAAGTTTGATCGCTGGTTTGCATTTGGGGGTGGCTTTAGTTTTTATCTTATTTGGAATATTGCTTCTGCGGTCGGTATTTTTGCTGGTCAACAGATCCCCAATTTAGATGAACTCGGTTTAGACTTCGCCATTGCTGCAACCTTCATTGCTTTAGTCGTCCCTTCCATTAAAACGCCCTCAATTTTAGTCAGTGTATTAGTTTCTTTAGTAACAGCGGTACTTTGCGAACTGTTCCATATACCCGGCGGGTTATTAATTGCGGCCTTATCTGGTATGAGCGCAGGTATGTTAACAGCCAAACTAACCCATGAAACGCATCCTAATAAAACCATATTAACCAGACCAGGAGACGGCTTATGA
- the gndA gene encoding NADP-dependent phosphogluconate dehydrogenase — protein sequence MNKNIDIAVIGLGVMGANMALNLAERGFSVAAFDINESRRTDIVKRHQPLTAAKLIAVADLAELINQLETPRRIVLSVPAGPVVDIICNDLIAAGLEASDIVVDTGNSQWRDSIARADTYAGKFSFFTCAISGGEVGARFGPSLMPSGDKAAWEWLKPMWQAMSAKVDPITGIEIARTHVDQPLPEGEPCAEYIGPIGSGHFVKMVHNGIEYADMQMIAEVVQFMRQILGMSAVEVGEVFSEWNKGKLQSYLIEITGNILKVVDETTGKPMVDVIMDQAGQKGTGNWTAREALELGVPANAIAESVFARCLSTQKSIRQVGATKLAGPAVTTEDRNLWLEKLADALYCSKICSYAQGFELMSAAQKEHNWTLDYVAIAKIWRAGCVIRAHFLDDISKAYQAEPELLNLMLADRFTTTLAESQMAWREVLAKAIMQGMPMPSISAAMSYYDCYREADSSASLIQAMRDYFGGHTYRRKDQDASQSFHYDWHFGSGEHKAQH from the coding sequence ATGAATAAAAATATTGATATTGCAGTAATAGGTTTAGGCGTAATGGGTGCCAACATGGCATTAAACTTAGCTGAACGTGGATTTTCCGTTGCAGCTTTTGACATTAACGAAAGCCGTCGTACTGACATCGTTAAGCGTCATCAACCTCTAACAGCAGCAAAATTAATTGCGGTTGCCGATCTTGCAGAGCTAATTAACCAGCTTGAAACACCACGTCGAATAGTGCTTTCTGTTCCAGCTGGTCCTGTTGTTGATATTATTTGTAATGACTTAATTGCAGCAGGCTTAGAAGCAAGCGACATTGTTGTTGATACAGGTAACAGCCAATGGCGTGATTCTATCGCACGTGCAGATACTTACGCAGGTAAGTTCAGCTTCTTCACTTGTGCTATTTCTGGCGGTGAAGTGGGTGCTCGTTTTGGTCCATCGTTAATGCCTAGTGGCGACAAAGCAGCTTGGGAATGGCTAAAACCTATGTGGCAAGCAATGTCTGCGAAAGTAGATCCTATCACTGGTATTGAAATTGCACGTACACACGTAGATCAGCCTCTACCAGAAGGTGAACCTTGTGCCGAATATATCGGTCCAATCGGTTCTGGCCATTTTGTTAAAATGGTACATAACGGTATCGAATACGCAGATATGCAAATGATTGCTGAAGTTGTACAGTTCATGCGTCAAATCTTAGGTATGTCAGCAGTTGAAGTTGGCGAAGTATTCAGCGAATGGAACAAAGGTAAATTACAAAGCTACCTAATCGAAATCACAGGTAACATCCTAAAAGTTGTTGATGAAACAACAGGTAAACCTATGGTTGACGTGATCATGGATCAGGCAGGCCAAAAAGGGACTGGTAACTGGACTGCACGTGAAGCACTCGAGCTAGGCGTGCCAGCAAACGCAATTGCAGAATCTGTATTTGCCCGTTGCCTAAGTACACAAAAATCTATCCGTCAGGTTGGCGCGACTAAACTTGCAGGTCCAGCGGTAACAACCGAAGACCGAAATCTATGGCTAGAAAAACTGGCTGACGCACTCTATTGTTCAAAGATCTGTAGCTACGCACAAGGCTTTGAATTAATGTCTGCAGCACAAAAAGAACATAACTGGACGCTTGATTACGTTGCAATTGCAAAAATCTGGCGTGCAGGCTGTGTGATCCGCGCTCACTTCTTAGATGATATCTCGAAAGCTTATCAAGCTGAACCAGAGTTATTAAACCTCATGTTAGCGGACCGTTTCACGACTACATTAGCTGAAAGCCAAATGGCATGGCGTGAAGTATTAGCGAAAGCGATAATGCAAGGTATGCCAATGCCATCGATTAGCGCAGCAATGAGTTATTACGATTGTTACCGTGAAGCAGATTCTTCAGCAAGCCTTATTCAAGCGATGCGTGACTACTTTGGTGGCCACACTTACCGTCGTAAAGATCAAGATGCAAGTCAAAGCTTCCACTATGATTGGCACTTTGGCAGTGGCGAGCACAAAGCTCAACACTAA
- a CDS encoding LacI family DNA-binding transcriptional regulator: MSSNSRKSGRVTLQDVANKVGVTKITVSRAIRTPEKVSESLRLTIHKAIEQMGYVPNRAASMLSTKQSKTIVLIVPSLSNGVFSDVVRGINDVMLNEGFQILLGHSGYSLLEEERLIETYLQFGIDGIIISGTHHTERSNRLLRKSNLPVVEIMECNDNAIDMSVGLDHALAGYKITEHLIDKGYKNIGFAGARMDLRAQLRLDGWRKAIWETELSDERVVTSTYASTYQMGADMLTELLGEWPDTDCIFFCNDDLAAGALFECQRRNLKVPKDIALVGFNDLDICSATNPKLTSVSIPRFDIGEQAAKLLLKKINDEPIENKHLDLGFIISERAST; this comes from the coding sequence ATGAGTTCCAACAGTCGTAAGTCTGGTCGCGTGACCTTACAAGATGTTGCTAATAAAGTTGGTGTTACAAAAATTACTGTTTCAAGAGCGATCCGTACACCCGAGAAAGTGTCTGAATCATTACGCTTGACTATTCACAAAGCCATTGAACAAATGGGGTATGTGCCAAATCGTGCAGCTAGCATGTTAAGCACTAAGCAAAGTAAAACCATTGTATTGATTGTCCCTTCCTTATCTAACGGTGTATTTTCTGATGTAGTACGCGGTATTAATGATGTGATGCTAAATGAAGGCTTTCAGATCTTACTGGGTCACTCTGGCTATTCTCTATTAGAAGAAGAGCGTTTAATCGAAACCTATTTACAGTTTGGTATCGATGGCATCATTATTTCTGGTACGCATCACACTGAACGAAGTAATCGTTTATTACGTAAATCAAACTTACCGGTTGTTGAGATCATGGAATGCAATGATAACGCGATCGATATGTCAGTGGGTTTAGATCATGCTCTAGCGGGTTACAAGATCACCGAACATCTAATCGATAAAGGTTATAAAAATATCGGCTTTGCCGGTGCGCGAATGGATTTACGTGCACAGTTACGTTTAGATGGTTGGCGTAAAGCAATTTGGGAAACAGAATTGAGCGATGAGCGTGTAGTGACTAGTACCTATGCTTCGACTTACCAAATGGGTGCTGATATGTTGACTGAGTTATTAGGTGAATGGCCTGATACTGACTGCATCTTCTTCTGTAATGACGATTTGGCTGCTGGGGCACTATTTGAGTGTCAACGTCGTAATCTAAAAGTACCGAAAGATATTGCTTTAGTTGGTTTTAACGATCTTGATATTTGCTCTGCGACAAATCCAAAGTTAACGTCGGTATCTATCCCTCGTTTTGATATAGGTGAGCAAGCGGCTAAATTGTTACTTAAAAAAATCAATGATGAACCGATTGAAAATAAGCATTTAGATCTCGGTTTTATTATTTCTGAGCGTGCTAGCACCTAA
- a CDS encoding gluconokinase has protein sequence MIGRSIIIMGVSGSGKSTIGLKIAQQLGAKFIDGDDLHPKANILKMAAGQPLNDADRTPWLERVRDACFSIEKKNETGVIVCSALRKDYRDQIRDGNKSVIFIYLDGSFDLILARMKERAGHFFSGDDMLKSQFNTLELPLKDEKDVLSVPIDGTIDDIVSLSITALTRN, from the coding sequence ATGATAGGCAGAAGTATTATAATCATGGGCGTTTCTGGTAGCGGAAAATCTACGATAGGATTAAAAATTGCACAGCAGCTCGGTGCTAAATTTATTGATGGTGATGACCTACATCCGAAAGCGAATATTCTAAAAATGGCTGCAGGCCAACCGTTAAATGATGCAGACCGTACGCCTTGGTTAGAACGTGTTCGTGATGCATGTTTTAGCATTGAAAAAAAGAATGAAACAGGCGTTATCGTTTGTTCTGCATTACGTAAAGATTATAGAGATCAAATTCGAGATGGTAATAAATCCGTAATTTTTATCTACTTAGATGGTAGTTTTGATTTAATTTTAGCACGTATGAAAGAGCGAGCAGGGCACTTCTTTAGTGGCGATGACATGTTAAAAAGTCAGTTTAATACTTTGGAGTTACCACTTAAGGATGAAAAAGACGTACTTTCTGTTCCTATTGATGGTACAATTGACGACATCGTAAGCCTCAGTATTACTGCTTTAACGCGCAACTAG